One part of the Pseudoliparis swirei isolate HS2019 ecotype Mariana Trench chromosome 6, NWPU_hadal_v1, whole genome shotgun sequence genome encodes these proteins:
- the LOC130195590 gene encoding proprotein convertase subtilisin/kexin type 5-like has translation MRSVAAFLVVLRCVGFIGCKPSSPCLSGQFLLKSQCVLCHPTCSECDGHELFECTTCGVDEEGQERFLHQGRCRTHCPRGLYPDRGHYACLPCIANCELCTDGNICAKCREHYKLLNGVCQTESCVIGQVQDPDTGECIDCEMGCKTCSTEDPEICNSCVEGYFLFRHQCRRHCPQSTYEDRGRGLCLPCPAPCTDCRSNTRCLACQPGYFLNGGDCIKQCPQQTFSDSSGGLCQSCHSSCQTCHGPRAANCDLCLGGNPPLHGQCPLVNCPLGQYFDGRYSECHTCDASCKTCFGPQALDCASCFKGYLLGQDSSCVVHCPSGSYANTATQLCEDCSPSCEACVDTSDYCISCSKGSYKLFLHQGRCWSNCPEGLFETPEGSCEACDGSCLSCDGIKSQCLSCADGHYLESGMCRLNCSLRTYPADDATCRRCAPHCDVCSDDRTCFKCSFLYLMLNGVCKASCPMGYYEDMEEGRCGQCHPTCGSCSEPLADDCETCSTFSPKLYKGTCSKHCPIGTYYETEALECQECHQTCMSCSGSEANQCTQCEKGLVLDPNTMLCGVTGDTDCPPRTYLHDDQFTCMRCHQHCYSCDGPGNDECQTCAVPKYLHNSICVSECPAGTYDSKQDADGAELGFCLPCDDACSTCTGASPRDCLTCSPRYLRLLQLCVTHCPTSYYRESSHCEKCDQSCEQCTGPGPESCRTCSPPLLDLQGTKLCVERCPQHFYQLNYICKQCHTSCQTCTDASPQGCVTCNRGSTLKDKVCYPHCEEGRYFSEKETCEPCDGSCRHCTGPRPDQCLTCHRESALHAMENRCARCCQAGGNDTDCCVCDRRSALCVEAPQPKSGEDQETDLNMSSRTLKHTSAGLPIALLLALGLALAVFALLKAHSSKRLCWGQSYERLSGSASVNMPHGVPEPDSGDEVDVVYTSRGGSVYRRYSFIHEQDTDASPDVDESTCLNQS, from the exons ATGCGGTCCGTCGCCGCGTTCCTCGTCGTCCTCCGCTGTGTCGGATTTATTGGCTGTAAACCCTCGTCTCCGTGCCTGAGCGGGCAGTTTCTGCTGAAGAGCCAGTGTGTGCTCTGCCATCCCACCTGCTCCGAGTGCGACGGGCACGAGCTGTTTGAATGCACTACCTGTGGAGTCG atgAAGAGGGACAGGAACGTTTCCTTCACCAAGGTCGCTGTCGAACACACTGTCCCCGGGGACTCTATCCTGACAGGGGTCACTATGCCTGTCTCCCCTGCATAGCCAATTGTGAACTTTGCACAGATGGCAACATATGTGCTAAATGTCGGGAACACTACAAACTCCTAAATGGAGTCTGCCAAACGGAGTCCTGTGTCATAG GGCAGGTGCAGGACCCGGATACAGGAGAGTGCATTGATTGTGAGATGGGCTGCAAAACATGTTCCACAG AGGACCCTGAGATCTGCAACAGCTGTGTGGAGGGTTACTTTCT TTTCCGACACCAGTGTCGTAGGCATTGCCCCCAGAGCACCTATGAAGACAGGGGCAGGGGTCTGTGTCTGCCCTGTCCAGCACCGTGCACGGATTGCAGGAGTAACACGCGCTGTCTTGCCTGTCAGCCTGGATACTTCCTTAATG GAGGGGATTGTATAAAACAGTGCCCCCAGCAAACCTTCAGTGACTCCAGTGGAGGCCTCTGCCAGTCTTGCCACAGCTCCTGCCAGACATGCCATGGACCTCGGGCAGCCAACTGTGACCTGTGTCTTGGCGGGAACCCTCCTCTTCATGGGCAGTGCCCTCTGGTTAACTGCCCATTGGGACAGTACTTTGACG gGAGATATAGTGAATGCCACACATGTGATGCATCCTGTAAGACCTGTTTTGGCCCACAAGCGCTGGATTGTGCTTCTTGTTTCAAAG GATATCTCTTGGGTCAGGACAGCTCCTGTGTAGTGCATTGTCCATCTGGCTCCTACGCAAACACGGCCACTCAGTTGTGTGAGGACTGCTCCCCGAGCTGTGAGGCCTGTGTGGACACCAGTGATTACTGCATCAGCTGCTCTAAAGGCAGTTACAAACTGTTTCTCCACCAGGGGAGGTGCTGGTCAAATTGCCCAGA AGGTCTCTTTGAGACGCCAGAGGGGTCGTGTGAGGCCTGTGATGGCTCCTGCTTGTCATGTGACGGGATCAAGTCCCAGTGTCTATCCTGTGCTGATGGCCACTACTTGGAGAGTGGTATGTGTAGACTCAACTGCTCACTGCGGACGTATCCTGCAGATGATGCTACCTGCAGACGCTGCGCTCCCCACTGTGACGTTTGCTCTGACGACCGGACCTGTTTCA AATGCAGTTTCCTTTACCTGATGCTGAACGGCGTGTGTAAGGCAAGTTGTCCCATGGGCTAttatgaggacatggaggagggcCGATGTGGTCAGTGCCACCCGACATGTGGCAGCTGTTCCGAGCCCCTGGCAGATGACTGTGAGACCTGCTCGACATTTAGCCCCAAACTCTATAAGGGTACATGCTCCAAACACTGCCCTATTGGTACCTACTATGAAACTGAAGCTCTGGAATGTCAAG AGTGCCACCAGACCTGTATGAGCTGCTCCGGCTCAGAGGCAAACCAGTGTACCCAGTGTGAGAAGGGACTTGTGCTGGATCCCAACACAATGTTGTGTGGCGTGACCGGTGACACCGACTGCCCACCAAGGACCTACCTACACGATGACCAGTTCACCTGCATGCGCTGCCATCAGCACTGTTACTCTTGTGACGGGCCAGGCAACGATGAATGCCAGACGTGTGCCGTCCCCAAATACCTTCATA ACAGcatttgtgtgagtgagtgtccaGCTGGTACATACGACAGCAAGCAGGATGCTGACGGAGCCGAGCTGGGATTCTGTTTGCCGTGTGATGACGCCTGTTCCACCTGCACTGGAGCTTCCCCCAGAGACTGCCTCACGTGCTCTCCAAGATACCTACGTCTCCTTCAACTTTGTGTCACCCATTGTCCCACAAG CTATTACAGAGAGAGCTCCCACTGTGAGAAATGTGACCAGTCCTGTGAGCAGTGTACAGGACCGGGCCCTGAGTCCTGCAGGACCTGttcacctcctcttctggaCCTGCAAGGCACCAAGCTGTGTGTGGAGCGCTGCCCACAACACTTCTATCAGCTCAATTACATCTGCAAACAGTGCCACACCAGTTGTCAGACCTGCACAG ATGCCTCGCCTCAGGGATGTGTGACGTGCAACCGGGGCAGCACTTTAAAGGACAAGGTCTGCTATCCTCATTGTGAAGAGGGGCGTTACTTTTCGGAAAAG GAAACCTGTGAGCCATGCGACGGCTCCTGTAGGCATTGCACCGGCCCCAGACCGGACCAGTGTCTGACCTGTCACCGGGAGTCCGCTCTTCATGCCATGGAGAACCGCTGTGCCCGCTGCTGCCAGGCTGGAGGAAACGACACAGACTGCTGTGTCTGTGACCGACGCTCAG ctctgtgtgtggaggccccCCAACCCAAGTCAGGAGAGGATCAGGAAACGGACCTGAATATGTCTTCTAGAACTCTGAAGCACACCTCCGCTGGCCTTCCCATTGCCCTGCTGCTAGCACTGGGGTTGGCTCTGGCCGTGTTTGCCTTGCTCAAGGCCCATTCCAGTAAGAGGCTTTGCTGGGGGCAGAGCTATGAGAGACTGAGTGGCAGCGCCAGCGTCAATATGCCCCACGGCGTCCCCGAGCCGGACAGCGGAGACGAAGTGGATGTGGTGTACACCAGCAGAGGAGGATCAGTTTATCGACGCTACAGCTTTATCCATGAGCAGGACACCGATGCATCCCCGGATGTGGATGAGAGCACTTGTCTCAATCAATCTTAG
- the LOC130195592 gene encoding LOW QUALITY PROTEIN: beta-1,3-galactosyl-O-glycosyl-glycoprotein beta-1,6-N-acetylglucosaminyltransferase 3-like (The sequence of the model RefSeq protein was modified relative to this genomic sequence to represent the inferred CDS: inserted 2 bases in 1 codon) — protein MELTQQRNNCLYKSHPLPHLSLTHLLRGAVSAVCNIHLGNSQTKTRTEDTDVVTSSKDMVSARLWKTLSLVVIGMLLYFVLWETASNRQSLPDFSIPEQFSLDLPGCLAIITGDTQGKKGDLERLLSSRKKQHLSSEDFYLNVTKDCPSYIEKRGFITAPLSEEEKNFPIAYSMVIHEKIEMFERLLRAVYNPQNIYCVHVDQKVTKEFQKAVEAILSCFPNVFLASRLERVVYASWSRVQADLNCMKDLLNSPVQWRYLLNTCGTDFPIKTNREMIQALKALNGRNSMETEVTNDYKKXRWLYHYNVTTAVIKTDVKKSPPPNGNPMFTGNAYFVASRAFVKHVMQDREVHELLEWERDTYSPDEHLWATLQRMPSVPGSMPANIKFDASDMQAIARVVKWSYLAGDVRAGAPYSPCTGEYSRAVCVYGAGDLSWLLRQHQLFANKFDPEVDDIAIRCIESVLHFKALGHDRLETD, from the exons ATGGAATTGACACAACAACGTAACAACTGTTTGTATAAGTCACATCCTCTTCCACACCTTAGTTTGACACACCTCCTCAGGGGGGCTGTTTCAGCAGTTTGCAACATTCACTTGGGCAACAGTCAAACTAAGACTCGCACCGAAGACACGGATGTGGTTACCTCAAGTAAAGACATGGTTTCTGCAAGGTTGTGGAAGACCCTGTCACTAGTCGTCATCGGTATGTTACTTTATTTTGTACTTTGGGAAACGGCTTCAAACAGGCAGTCCTTGCCTGATTTTTCAATACCAGAGCAGTTCTCTTTAGACCTGCCTGGCTGCTTGGCCATCATcactggagacacacagggGAAGAAAGGCGATTTAGAAAGGCTTCTGTCATCCAGGAAAAAACAACATCTTTCATCAGAGGACTTCTACTTGAATGTGACAAAGGACTGTCCGTCTTACATTGAGAAGAGAGGTTTCATTACAGCGCCTctcagtgaggaggagaagaatttccccatcGCCTACTCCATGGTGATCCATGAGAAGATTGAGATGTTTGAGCGACTCCTACGAGCTGTTTATAATCCTCAGAACATCTACTGTGTGCATGTGGACCAGAAAGTCACTAAAGAATTTCAGAAGGCCGTGGAGGCTATTCTTTCCTGcttcccaaatgtgtttttagcCAGTAGATTAGAGCGAGTGGTGTATGCCTCGTGGTCCAGAGTGCAGGCCGATTTGAACTGCATGAAAGATCTGCTGAACTCGCCGGTCCAGTGGAGATACCTGCTCAACACCTGTGGGACAGACTTCCCCATCAAAACCAATAGAGAAATGATTCAGGCACTGAAGGCCCTCAACGGGAGAAACAGCATGGAGACGGAGGTAACCAATGACTACAAGAA GCGGTGGCTGTATCATTACAATGTAACTACTGCTGTCATCAAGACGGATGTGAAGAAAAGTCCCCCGCCCAATGGCAACCCCATGTTCACAGGAAACGCCTACTTTGTGGCCAGCAGAGCCTTTGTGAAACATGTGATGCAGGACAGAGAAGTTCATGAGCTTCTGGAGTGGGAGAGGGACACGTACAGCCCCGACGAACACCTCTGGGCCACTCTACAGCGAATGCCCTCCGTTCCTGGATCAATGCCCGCGAACATCAAGTTCGATGCGTCAGACATGCAAGCCATCGCTCGCGTGGTGAAGTGGAGCTATCTAGCAGGCGATGTGAGAGCCGGAGCCCCGTACTCTCCTTGTACAGGTGAATACAGTAGAGCAGTCTGTGTGTACGGAGCAGGTGACCTCTCGTGGCTCCTCAGACAACATCAACTCTTTGCAAATAAGTTTGATCCTGAGGTTGATGATATTGCGATTCGATGTATAGAGTCAGTTCTGCATTTTAAAGCTTTAGGCCACGACCGACTGGAAACCGATTAA
- the LOC130195596 gene encoding proprotein convertase subtilisin/kexin type 5-like, producing the protein MHELALMNRVLNFGTVRYLPDSTCVSECPAGTYDSKQDADGAELGLCLPCDDACSTCTGASPRDCLTCSPRYLRLLQLCVTHCPTSYYRESSHCEKCDQSCEQCTGPGPESCRTCSPPLLDLQGTKLCVERCPQHFYRLNYICKQCHTSCQTCTNASPQGCVTCNRGSTLKDKVCYPHCEEGRYFSEKETCEPCDGSCRHCTGPRPDQCLTCHRESALHAMENRCARCCQAGGNDTDCCVCDRRSALCVEAPQPKSGEDQETDLNMSSRTLKHTSAGLPIALLLALGLALAVFALLKAHSSKRLCWGQSYERLSGSASVNMPHGVPEPDSGDEVDVVYTSRGGSVYRRYSFIHEQDTDASPDVDESTCLNQS; encoded by the exons ATGCATGAGCTAGCACTAATGAATCGGGTCTTGAACTTTGGGACTGTGCGCTATCTTCCAGACAGCacttgtgtgagtgagtgtccaGCTGGTACATACGACAGCAAGCAGGATGCTGACGGAGCCGAGCTGGGACTCTGTTTGCCGTGTGATGACGCCTGTTCCACCTGCACTGGCGCTTCCCCCAGAGACTGCCTCACGTGCTCTCCAAGATACCTACGTCTCCTTCAACTTTGTGTCACCCATTGTCCCACAAG CTATTACAGAGAGAGCTCCCACTGTGAGAAATGTGACCAGTCCTGTGAGCAGTGTACAGGACCGGGCCCTGAGTCCTGCAGGACCTGttcacctcctcttctggaCCTGCAAGGCACCAAGCTGTGTGTGGAGCGCTGCCCACAACACTTCTATCGGCTCAATTACATCTGCAAACAGTGCCACACCAGTTGTCAGACCTGCACAA ATGCCTCGCCTCAGGGATGTGTGACGTGCAACCGGGGCAGCACTTTAAAGGACAAAGTCTGCTATCCACATTGTGAAGAGGGGCGTTACTTTTCGGAAAAG GAAACCTGTGAGCCATGCGACGGCTCCTGTAGGCATTGCACCGGCCCCAGACCGGACCAGTGTCTGACCTGTCACCGGGAGTCCGCTCTTCATGCCATGGAGAACCGCTGTGCCCGCTGCTGCCAGGCTGGAGGAAACGACACAGACTGCTGTGTCTGTGACCGACGCTCAG ctctgtgtgtggaggccccCCAACCCAAGTCAGGAGAGGATCAGGAAACGGACCTGAATATGTCTTCTAGAACTCTGAAGCACACCTCCGCTGGCCTTCCCATTGCCCTGCTGCTAGCACTGGGGTTGGCTCTGGCCGTGTTTGCCTTGCTCAAGGCCCATTCCAGTAAGAGGCTTTGCTGGGGGCAGAGCTATGAGAGACTGAGTGGCAGCGCCAGCGTCAATATGCCCCACGGCGTCCCCGAGCCGGACAGCGGAGACGAAGTGGATGTGGTGTACACCAGCAGAGGAGGATCAGTTTATCGACGCTACAGCTTTATCCATGAGCAGGACACCGATGCATCCCCGGATGTGGATGAGAGCACTTGTCTCAATCAATCTTAG
- the LOC130195594 gene encoding beta-1,3-galactosyl-O-glycosyl-glycoprotein beta-1,6-N-acetylglucosaminyltransferase 3-like yields MVSARLWKTLSLVVIGMLLSFVLWETASNRQSLPVFTIPEQFSLDLPGCLAIITGDTHGKKGDLERLLSSRKRHPSSEDFYLNVTKDCPSYIEKRGFITAPLSEEEKNFPIAYSMVIHEKIEMFERLLRAVYNPQNIYCVHVDQKVTKEFQKAVEAILSCFPNVFLASRLERVVYASWSRVQADLNCMKDLLNSPVQWRYLLNTCGTDFPIKTNREMIQALKALNGRNSMETEVTNDYKKARWLYHYNVTTAVIKTDVKKSPPPNGNPMFTGNAYFVASRAFVKHVMQDREVHELLEWERDTYSPDEHLWATLQRMPSVPGSMPANIKFDASDMQAIARVVKWSYLAGDVRAGAPYSPCTGEYSRAVCVYGAGDLSWLLRQHQLFANKFDPEVNDIAIRCIESVLHFKALGHDRLETD; encoded by the coding sequence ATGGTTTCTGCAAGGTTGTGGAAGACCCTGTCACTAGTCGTCATCGGTATGTTACTTTCTTTTGTACTTTGGGAAACGGCTTCAAACAGACAGTCCTTGCCTGTTTTTACAATACCAGAGCAGTTCTCTTTAGACCTGCCTGGCTGCTTGGCCATCATCACTGGAGACACACATGGGAAGAAAGGCGATTTAGAAAGGCTTCTGTCATCCAGGAAAAGACATCCTTCATCAGAGGACTTCTACTTGAATGTGACAAAGGACTGTCCGTCTTACATTGAGAAGAGAGGTTTCATTACAGCGCCTctcagtgaggaggagaagaatttccccatcGCCTACTCCATGGTGATCCATGAGAAGATTGAGATGTTTGAGCGACTCCTACGAGCTGTTTATAATCCTCAGAACATCTACTGTGTGCATGTGGACCAGAAAGTCACTAAAGAATTTCAGAAGGCCGTGGAGGCTATTCTTTCCTGcttcccaaatgtgtttttagcCAGTAGATTAGAGCGAGTGGTGTATGCCTCGTGGTCCAGAGTGCAGGCCGATTTGAACTGCATGAAAGATCTGCTGAACTCGCCGGTCCAGTGGAGATACCTGCTCAACACCTGTGGGACAGACTTCCCCATCAAAACCAATAGAGAAATGATTCAGGCACTGAAGGCCCTCAACGGGAGAAACAGCATGGAGACGGAGGTAACCAATGACTACAAGAAAGCGCGGTGGCTGTATCATTACAATGTAACTACTGCTGTCATCAAGACGGATGTGAAGAAAAGTCCCCCGCCCAATGGCAACCCCATGTTCACAGGAAACGCCTACTTTGTGGCCAGCAGAGCCTTTGTGAAACATGTGATGCAGGACAGAGAAGTTCATGAGCTTCTGGAGTGGGAGAGGGACACGTACAGCCCCGACGAACACCTCTGGGCCACTCTACAGCGAATGCCCTCCGTTCCTGGATCAATGCCCGCGAACATCAAGTTCGATGCGTCAGACATGCAAGCCATCGCTCGCGTGGTGAAGTGGAGCTATCTAGCAGGCGATGTGAGAGCCGGAGCCCCGTACTCTCCTTGTACAGGTGAATACAGTAGAGCAGTCTGTGTGTACGGAGCAGGTGACCTCTCGTGGCTCCTCAGACAACATCAACTCTTTGCAAATAAGTTTGATCCTGAGGTTAATGATATTGCTATTCGATGTATAGAGTCAGTTCTGCATTTTAAAGCTTTAGGCCACGACCGACTGGAAACCGATTAA